The genome window TGtgataaccccccccccccccccgccccccaaaaaaaagaatCTTGATCCGAGATTTGGCAAACTCAGGGAAAAAGGTGATGCTGATAAAGTGGAAGGGAATCTCCCACAAACGGAAAGGAATTTTGTCAAAATTCATTGACGGAACGAAATGATAGTCATTGCACCCTCACACGACCTGGCGGTCAAACCACAACTAggctcggtcagaccgcgaAAACAGTGGTTGGACTaaaatctatacagagagttttgggatCTAGCGGTCGGACAGACGTTATGCTGGCAGTCAGATCGCTGACCAATGGTTAGACCGCAATCCTGGGGCAGTCAAACCGCTCGAGAATAGATAGTTTTAGGGTTCTAAACACCTCTTGCGGTCAGACTGGTAGACCAACAATGATCAGATCGCCAGGAGTATGTTCTCCTGGTTcgaaaggtttctaagtgtaATCCTTTGAGAACAAACTTTCcattcaacatggtgatgaATATAGACATTTGAGATGCTCCaatatgcaaaattacaatgataTTCATAACTTCTCAAAAAGTTCGGGATATTCAGAGCTGATTTTATCCTCATGCTCCaaagttgcttcatcttcggTGTGATTAATCCATTGGACCTTGATGAACTTAATGAAATGTCATCGAGTCTTGCGTTATGTTTTATCCAAGATTCGAATTGGTCGCTCGCAATATGAGAGATTTgattgcaattcttgatttgccacatcaatgacctcggttggaactcgaaagcatttcttcagttgcgagatGTAGAACACATTGTGAACAGCGGAGAGGAACGAAGAcaattccaactgataagccacctcTCCGCATCGAGCAATGATTTGAAATGGTCTCCACATCGAGTAGATCAACATGGGCGGATTGGCTAGCGTGGGGGTGAGCGGGCCAGGGATGCAGGAGTTGAGTCTTGTGGGGTTGCGACAGCCTACGCGTGCAGGAGAAAAGAGACCGGGCCAGCTACTGTAGGCCAGAACAGAGAGATGGGAGGGAGATTTGGCTcggggagaaagaaaaaggaaatagaaaaaatgaattaagtttaaattcaaattgagtcATTTAAATTTGGacttgactttggattaggatcaatttcAAGTAAGCATATTTAAACTGtgatttggacttggatcttgagattttgaagatgattagaataaaaaagattcgatatcaatttgaatttggactgaacaaaatctaagaatagatttgaaattgagagatattcaatttcaaatctccacacaaaggaccataaaaactataaaacaatgcatatgaaccaatttaatgcagggattattttaaaaataactctagtgcattttgaaataccTGGACAATTTAACACATTCAGATATGTATATAAACCTATAAGTATAATCCCTtgattttaattagtttaagtaatcacaaaaagttttaatttgcaGCGAAATTTTCTATTAATTAGTACGCTAAGATGCACGATGTTACATGTACTTATATAAATCTTGGAGGTACCTTTGAATTGCTCATCCACGGATGCTATGTATGTCTTAGCTTTCTCTGAGTTAGAGATTGCTCCCCTTATGGCATCTGAGATCGAGTTCCTTATTATCATAGGTGACATGTGATTAGACCGTTTTCACTTCttagaaagtgcatcataagttttctttagttcttcGTAATTTTCCACGCCAACGGTGGGAGCAGTGGAAGCGTCCAACCTGAATGCATAGTTAAGGTGCAAAATGCCAAAGACAATCATCACTTTAGCTTTCCAAGCGGGAAAGAAGTTCCCTATGAGTTGATCTATGTCGTCAATTGTGACGGTAatagaggaagcgttaagagctgagaattttttttagcaagaTTAGAGAATCATCATGAAATAATATTTGCGCAAGATTAACCCTACGTTGGTCTAATTAAAAACATGCAAAACTAGTTCTGATCTGTATCACCGTTTGGCATAAGACAAAAAAGATATTAACAAATACATAATAGCATATAATTACAATCAACATTGATCAGAAAGTAATTATAGACCTTCATAAAAATAATCGTAAAATTCGGTGCATGATCGCAAACAACGTTGGTCAGTATGCAACCCCAGCCAAAAAGATatcaaaattctctaaataaatttTCCCGTTGGTTCCAATTTACCTAGAGAAAAAATCAgaaattttggtatataaaaTATCATTATTTGGACCATACTAGTCAATTAATCCAGTGCATAAAAGAAAAGCATTAACTTCACTCGAAAAGTCACCGTAGAGAAATAATCATGAATTTTGTTACATTATTTATTTAGACCATCATGAATTTTTGTACGCTATACATTGTTCATTTGGGCCATTATCATTAATAAATTCCAGTGCATAAAACAAAAGATTTGGAATTTACTGGAAAATTCATTAAATAGAAAGAGCCCAAAAACCCACATGGCCCAAAAGGGCGAGCGAGGCCCAAGAGCCTAGCCACCGTTCATGCACGCCATCCCGGTCGAGAGCACGGCCCAGGAAACTCCTACTCCGGCCCACCTCTTCTTCCGGCCCGACCCACCATCGGAGCTCACATCCGTTGATCTCCGTGTGATCCTAACCGTTCATCACGATTGACGGCTCACTATTGTTCTCGCCGGGACAAAACGCCGCTCACTCCCTCTGGAACCCTAAACCTAATCCCCACTCCCTCCACTCCATGCGACAGCCCGAGAGAGAAAGGTGATAGCTGCAAGCGTGCATGAGGCAACTCCGGCAACAACAAGCCACCAGTGAaagaagagagagcaagaggaGTGGAGGAAACATggatgagagggagagggcagTGAACGCTGAAGCAGAAGAGTAGATGCTTCCGCAGATCCGCTCGCTGGTGCAAGTGTGCGACGGAAGTTGCGCGCGGCTCCGTTGCTCTTCTGCGATGGTGTTCGAGACAGTGAAGGTATGCACAACGAAAGGAATGGCACATAACCATGACTTAGGCATCCGCGTACGACCGAAGACGTAAGATGCCCCCGGTGGTTCCGACAACGGCGAGAAGAACATGAACATGAACACGTAAGTAAGCATTCCCCTCTCTATATGTCTAGGCGTTGAATGGGGTTTTTGTGGCTAGGATTCCCGAATTGGGAAAATTAGGGTGAGTGATACAGAGATGATTTGGGGATTTTACTTTAGGGTTTTTTTATTCCCCAACATCATCTCCTTCTAATTGCTTCATAAGCCCTAATAAGCTCTACCGAGGCTGATTTTGCCAAAACTTTGAGTCGGGTTTGCCCAAACCTGAGCCCCAAAACACACATGTACATGCACAAAAGCATTCAATCTGAGCCTAATTATCTTAAAACATGAACATGTGGGTCTAATATGACCTTAATTAGGGCTAATCATCACTTAAACATGCATAGATAATATTAACTCGAGATTAATCTAAATTCATGATCATGAGCATTAATCTGAGCCTAATTCACATTAATTAAACCTAAACTTGATCATACATGACTAATTGATCATCAATATGATCAAACCGATCAAAATTAAGACTAGTTGATCACTAATTGGTGTCAACTGATCATAATACAACATCATTAAACTTAATTCGATTTTATTAAGGCTAGTTAGGCTTTGATGCCAAATGGTATACCTTTATTCTCATCTAATTGACATGATGCCTTAGGATCAAACACGAGACATTAGAGCGGATGCATGATTAATTACACAAATTCGGTGATGCCATCTTGAGTTGACAGTGAGGAAGTGATGTGTTGGCGTAGTTAATGTCATGCAGACTGTCGGTGAAATTGTGGGTTGGCGTGATGCAGAGCTTGGTGAAGATGTGACCAGCGTGAGGAAGGGGTCACCGGTTAGGTGCAGCCAGTAGACGTGGTCGACATAGGTGCTGCAAGGGTGGCGGTATTCACCTCGTAGCAGCGCCCGTGAGGATCGGTAGGATTAGGCATGTTGGGGAGATTAGATCTAACGTGAAAACTAGATCTCATAGCTACTGACTCCCCTCCCTCATGTATTTATATGGCGCTGCCCGAGATAGGACCGCAACCAACACGTTGGTTGCGCCTGCGATCAGAACCCGTACATGGGGACAGAACTCCCCCATATCTCTCGGTTGCTTCCATTAGGATATGTTCTAGCACCAAGAtcaaaatccaacaaaataCACCAGGCAAAATTCAAACACatttaaaaagattaaaaaaaattcaaatagaataCAGATAACACATGGTAATTTTTTCTACCGGGGTTCATCGGTAGACCAGTAAATCAGGTTTATTATCAGTTTTTGGCTGATTTTTTTCCATGGTGCTGACCACTGTTTGACTATATATACTATTACGGTAACATCAAGTAATTAAAACTCTCTTCAATAGAGGGACTGATTGGAAAATAAACACAGATTATCCAAGTTATTCGATGTCTGAATTCAAAATGACGTGAGTATTTATAGACTCTCTCGATAGAATATTTCCCCGCTATTTGATTTCGTACTTGTTTTCGAAAAAAGAACATGGCTATGATTTGTGAATATGGTGATGATTTTTCCATCGAAATGATATGCGATTTGTATTTGGATTCGACAATGCATCATATATGTCACTAGTTTGCAATATGCCTAATCAATTACAGACCTTTTTTACCATGATTCTGCTCAGTGGTGGGAGAACACAATGCTGTGCAAATATGGGAGCGGCATGATTCTGCTCTGCAAATGTTGGATCACATACAAGTAGTCCTCTACACGCATGTCCTGTTCAGAGTTGCTCAGAGTCTGGGCAAAAAGCTCGATCTGCTTTTCTCCATCTCCTGTTTCGCCGGCAATTTCATCCGCCTCCGCCGATTGATCTCTCTGCTCCAACAGGGAcgatcttcttctcttcattTTCATATTTAGCTCCATCTTCTCTGCAAAATAGTTTGCAAATCAGAGCCAAGTTAATTGCCATCTTTTCTTcatcgattggttaatcttcTTTTTGCGGATGTGGCGGAGCTCTGCCTAATTAAACTAAGAAGAGTTCAAGTTACAGAAGAGTGACCAACCATGTCACATATGAAAATGAAAAAACACAATATGACGGCTAAACCGTATGCTAAAACAAGGGCGCCTCACTTGTCTAAAAACATCGTTTGTCTTCTTTGCTTGATATCAGCAATAGTGAGTGTCGTTATCTCGTCTGGCTGTTTAACTGAGTTCTGAAAAAGATAGTGACTGCGTTCCTTCGATGCATTCCACATGATGTAGATGAGGGATCTATTAAGATTATCACGGTGTGTGGCTGGCGTGGCTAGTGAAACTACATGTCACCAATTTCATAGTGATTGATTCGGCCGAACCTAGATGTGAGGAGGCAGTTGAAGACGGAAGGCATTGAGCATTGTGTAATTAGCGGGGTTGGACATTGAGCAGACTTTGAATGTCTTTGGGTGCACTTGGTAGACGTCGAAATCTTTGATGCCATCGGCGGGCATCTTGTGGTCAAGGTACTTCATCTTTTGGTAGTCGATGATCTCCTAATATGTCTGTCAGTTTGGAAGCGAACACATGGGGCGGTCGTGCATGCGTCTGATACAGTTGCCTCCCTGCAATCGCAGCTTCGTTATTCCATATGCTTGGGAGGTCATTTTCACATGTGGTGTGAGGACAAGAAAACCAACTATACAACTTATGATATCATAAAGTCAACTATCATCTCTAATACCTCCATAAGTTCGACAAtaacatttgcaaaattatctagattttttagaattttggaTAATACAACCCTACAAGACACATTTATTTACCGTGTACAACCCCGCTGACAATTCAAGCTGAAACTAAATGTAATCTGCCGCAAGCATGTAAACATACACTTGTGAGCTATCGAGCACGTTATGTCACCAACCCTGGATACAGGGGCTTGAGCCGCTTATCCTCGAGCAGAGCCCTCCTATAATATTTGGTcatagaagaggaagaagaaaagagaaaaaaatagaaaaatgaggaagaaaaagaggttAAACCCTCGTAGAATGGtaggttttataattttttaatcattAAATCATCCGAAACCtatttaattgaattaaagatttaTCTCCATCTAATTAACTTTAAAAATTTGAGGTCACGCAGAACCGATCTGCATCCGTAATTACTTGCATCGCGCTTCCAAAATTCATTTCCTCCCTTGCCTACAATGGAATATACAGATGCGGTGGAGGTGGGACGCGTTTGGTTGACGCGACCCGCGGCACAAGGTTGGCTCGGCTCCCTCCCCTCGCCCGTATATAAAATAGACAAGACGCGCATCACCGCCAGAAACACTCTCCATCCCCGTCTCTGGCCGTTGCCTTCTCCGTCCCCGGCGAGCTCACCGCGAATCGGATCCGCGGACCAGGTGAGCCAGCCCCTTCCCTCCCACCCCCGTGTCTCCGTGGATTCATTCATCGCCCTGTTTTGGAAGGATCGCGCTTCTCTGTTTCGGAGATCCAGGGTCTTCGTGCGTTCTAGCGTGTTTGGCTGTTTGGTAGATCTGCCTGCGGATCTCGTGCGCGCCCGTTGGATTCGCGCGCTGCGGCTGCGGCGTTGGGTTCCACGGTTGCTTGATCCCGATGTGGATCCGGTGCTGTCCGTGTAGATCTAGCTGCGCGAGCGAGCGGGAGGGACGGGCAATGAATGAATCAACGTTTGAATCGCGTTTGGTGTTGCAGGCGAGAGGGAAGAGATGGGGCTCACGTTCACGAAGCTGTTCAGCCGGCTGTTCGCCAAGAAGGAGATGAGGATCCTCATGGTGGGGCTCGACGCCGCCGGAAAGACCACCATCCTCTACAAGCTCAAACTCGGCGAGATCGTGACCACCATCCCCACCATCGGTGAGCACCAGCCTGCGTGGGCATCACACCTTCTCTGCATATTTTGTCTACGGTTGTCTGTGGTGTCAACGTCTAGGACAAATCATTGAAACGATGATCAGAAATGTAATTCCATTGCTAGCTAGTTTCAATGGCAATTtttgacatatatatatatatatatatatatatatatatatatatatatatatatatatatatatatataatagaataTCGATACTAACACTAACCATATTTGCCAAGAAGAATCTCGAGACTATAGACAGGTCTCCTAGAGTAATACATTTTTGCTCATGGGCCTGTTCACGCGTATCCTCTTGACAATATTAGCAAATGCATAGATTTCAGCAAGAAGCCATTGGTTATTATGCTCTCTCAATATTGCAGCAGCTAATGAACCGGTAAAAGCCACCGTAACATGCACATAGCCAGCTATGTTATCGCAAAGAACCAAAAACTGATAGTGAGGAataatacaacaacaacaaagcctttgtctcaagcaagttggggtaggctagagatgaatcccacaagatccaactaaaaggatgatgagaaaacaacaatgataataaaggtacaagtaatagtaataaataaaagtaataatggCACAAGGGAactgatgcataagtgatgaataaTAGATATTGCCAAATGAATTATTGATTCATATGGCATAGGAGAATTGACACCGCTGCTAAAACACCATATGCCCTTTTTAAGATCCCGCACTCAAAAGCAAACTGGTTTTTGTTGCAAAGTAGATTTTGCAACTCTAGTGCAGAGTTCAAACATGCCTTTACTTGTCGAATTATGTGCTCTACTTTTCTCAGCATTGACTTACCTTCAAATACAGGATTCAATGTTGAAACCGTGGAGTACAAGAACATCAGCTTCACTGTCTGGGATGTTGGGGGTCAGGACAAGGTATGAAGATCATAGGCCCTGCTACTTTTGTGTAGCATATTATGCTCCTTCTAGCTACTTTAGTTTTATGGCATTGTTTCTTCGATGCGCTGCTGCTGATTTCCTCCAATGCATGATTTTATATTGCTTAGCGCCTTCCTTATTCAGTCTACCTTCCTCTGTTCTATTTCTAAAAATGTCAGGCATCTTTCTTTCATAACTGTGTCTTATTTTTCTTCCATTGCCTGAAAACAGATCAGGCCTCTGTGGAGGCATTACTTCCAGAACACGCAGGGTCTCATCTTTGTTGTGGACAGTAACGATAGGGACCGTGTTGTTGAAGCGAGGGACGAGCTCCACAGAATGCTGAATGAGGTAAATTATTGTGCTTGGTGATGTCTATCATTCCAATCTACACATGAGCCATTTATTTGATGATTCATAAAACCATTGCTTTGATTTTGAGGGAAGGTGGGAAGTCTGTTTAACCTTGCCTCCATCCACACCCTAGTTCGAGTCCTAGTGCCAAAACAGATTTATTAGTCTGTTGCCTATCGTCATAGAAGCAGTGACTTTGAAAGGTTATTCGGATTGGGTATCCAATCAATTAATCCTCCAAACCAATTAAACTGGGGAAGTTGAGGTGGAAATGGCTTATTGTTTACTAGCTTAGGATTGAACTGTTGATCCCTGTATCCGTCTATTGTCTGTTCAGAAATTTCTCACTGTTAAGTGATTTTGAGTGCTCCTAAGCCCTAAATCACAATGGTATGTCACTGATTACAGGATGAGTTACGTGAAGCTGTGTTGCTTGTGTTTGCTAACAAGCAAGATCTTCCAAATGCCATGAATGCTGCTGAGATTACTGATAAGCTTGGACTGCACTCACTTCGTCAGCGTCACTGGTATTCACTGTCATCGCAATTTTCCTAGGCTATTATGTTGCGATGTAGCTGCTAGATCAGCATTGTATTTCTGCCCTTTGGATCGGTAATATATATAGATGTGTACTTAAATGACTTCTTAATCTTGCTGACAGGTACATTCAAAGCACCTGTGCTACAACTGGTGAGGGATTGTATGAAGGCCTGGACTGGCTGTCCAGCAACATTGCCAGCAAGGTATGCTTACTGTGCCAGCTCATGTTTTTCACTTCTTACATTCTTCTTGAAGACAAGTGTGAGGCAGGGTTCCAAAAACCGACGGTTACCGAGAAAAAATTGCGATAACTGGCCATCTCGATCCGGCTCGGTTTTAGAaatcgaacggtaaccgaatttgaattcaaaaaattcgaaaaaaattaaaaaaataaataaaaaaaactagacacaattctaagaccttctgtgaaaaaaatttcaaaaataatatcgtttgcatcatattctatagggaggaagtttgaaaaaaataaaaaaaagttgaagcgttcggctcagttattaactcatgttaaggaaaagtttaacatgcaaacacatatttttcttatgtagaacgtatcttaagaggatctttaaaattgatttcactttatttagagttttattaatttctctatgatttttacaaagttaacaagcataaagtgaatatgttaagaaacagcactgtgattaactttttcatgtctactattatttttcctacgtaaaccatagtataaataaactaataaaagtggtttcactaatttttgaggtgtgatgggttagttatgaattaatctagtcgcaacatatttacacaatcctgcatgttacaataactaattcatgagttcatgtatttttaaaagacataggatcgtgtaagaagactaacaaaattagtttcattatTTTTGGGTTAGCAAAgtgtaaactatgcatttaacttgtttaacaaatacattttctcatagaaaattttgaacttttttatgagtataaatacttttatcatatagatcatgttacaagtaaatcaacaaaatttgtttcacttatttaaagttcagatgaattagttattgattttacaagattgagataatctttatgtttttttttttgttgaacttcactgaatcgagaaa of Phragmites australis chromosome 3, lpPhrAust1.1, whole genome shotgun sequence contains these proteins:
- the LOC133913624 gene encoding ADP-ribosylation factor-like; this encodes MGLTFTKLFSRLFAKKEMRILMVGLDAAGKTTILYKLKLGEIVTTIPTIGFNVETVEYKNISFTVWDVGGQDKIRPLWRHYFQNTQGLIFVVDSNDRDRVVEARDELHRMLNEDELREAVLLVFANKQDLPNAMNAAEITDKLGLHSLRQRHWYIQSTCATTGEGLYEGLDWLSSNIASKS